A single window of Verrucomicrobiota bacterium DNA harbors:
- a CDS encoding sigma-70 family RNA polymerase sigma factor, producing the protein MNPEHAPITDDPARFCTTRWSAILVAAQSQLPGSQAALSELCRLYWYPLYAFARRRGSAPHDAQDLTQGFFLHLLEHRALKHVQPLKGKFRSFLLASFQNFLADEIDRARCLKRGGNREFVFLDAEDGEKRYGLEPRDHLTAEKIFEARWAMTLLTRAVERLRDDYVARGEQSKFEVLKVFVGVEEGKGPPSYEEIAKLLGVRIGAAKTLIHRFRKQYAAFLRQEVALTVTDPAEIEDEIRALCDALVVAEGRL; encoded by the coding sequence TTGAATCCGGAGCATGCGCCCATAACGGATGACCCGGCGCGTTTTTGCACGACCCGCTGGAGCGCAATCCTTGTGGCCGCGCAGAGCCAGTTACCCGGAAGCCAGGCGGCTCTAAGCGAGCTCTGCCGCCTTTACTGGTACCCCCTGTATGCATTCGCCCGCCGCCGCGGGTCTGCTCCGCACGATGCCCAGGACCTCACCCAAGGCTTTTTCCTGCACCTGTTGGAACATCGGGCCCTGAAACACGTTCAGCCGCTGAAAGGGAAGTTTCGATCCTTTTTGCTCGCCTCTTTCCAAAATTTCCTGGCGGACGAAATTGACCGGGCTCGCTGCCTCAAGCGGGGCGGGAACCGCGAGTTTGTTTTTCTGGATGCCGAGGACGGTGAGAAACGTTACGGGCTCGAACCGCGCGACCACCTGACCGCAGAAAAGATCTTTGAGGCACGCTGGGCCATGACCCTGCTTACCCGGGCGGTAGAACGTCTGCGCGATGATTACGTTGCCCGTGGCGAGCAATCAAAGTTTGAAGTGCTCAAGGTGTTCGTGGGTGTGGAGGAAGGGAAGGGCCCGCCGTCCTACGAAGAAATCGCCAAATTGCTGGGCGTAAGGATCGGTGCGGCCAAGACGTTGATCCACCGGTTCCGGAAACAATATGCCGCATTTTTGCGCCAGGAAGTCGCCCTCACGGTGACGGACCCGGCGGAGATCGAAGATGAGATCCGCGCGTTGTGCGATGCGCTGGTTGTTGCCGAAGGCCGGTTATGA
- a CDS encoding MarR family transcriptional regulator has protein sequence MADLVKARELMEAVVTLVRAFGLHRPDRMPSGGRPISVAEVHALMDMHAAGPISQRDLAAGLCLEKSTVSRLVRLMEGRGWVRRTTAEHDRRVMHVSLSEAGRTAAQHLARVRGAKFARVLAAIPQDQRVSVVEAVSALVMAARDLSARKPASGIGFSRSRGPEI, from the coding sequence ATGGCTGACCTTGTCAAGGCCCGGGAATTGATGGAGGCGGTCGTCACCCTGGTTCGTGCCTTTGGTCTGCATCGGCCCGACCGGATGCCGTCCGGCGGCCGACCGATCTCCGTGGCCGAAGTTCACGCGTTAATGGACATGCACGCTGCCGGACCGATCAGCCAACGCGATCTCGCGGCGGGTTTATGCCTGGAAAAGAGTACGGTCAGCCGTTTGGTACGGTTGATGGAAGGCCGTGGCTGGGTCAGGCGGACCACCGCCGAGCACGACCGCCGGGTCATGCACGTCAGTTTGAGCGAAGCAGGCAGAACCGCTGCGCAACACCTCGCACGGGTGCGCGGCGCGAAATTCGCGCGCGTTCTTGCCGCCATCCCGCAAGATCAGCGGGTAAGCGTTGTCGAGGCCGTTTCGGCTTTGGTCATGGCCGCTCGTGACCTGTCGGCCCGCAAACCTGCCTCCGGCATCGGGTTTTCCCGGTCTCGGGGGCCAGAAATCTGA
- a CDS encoding MGMT family protein, protein MEPNEDAIVDIPKDRVKFFGGTGKMLLPSRAAVAALIKQIPESKLITTKLLCKELADQFKVRGTCPVTTQKALQAIANDSSKNIAYWRVINANGGLIARFPGGAAGQAARLEEEGFTIDKKGKIPKVKGFRESLVRFD, encoded by the coding sequence ATGGAACCCAACGAAGATGCCATTGTTGACATCCCCAAAGACCGCGTAAAATTCTTTGGGGGTACCGGGAAAATGCTGTTACCAAGTCGTGCGGCCGTGGCAGCCCTGATAAAGCAAATCCCTGAGAGCAAACTCATCACGACCAAGCTGCTTTGTAAGGAACTTGCTGATCAGTTCAAGGTGCGAGGGACTTGTCCTGTTACGACCCAAAAGGCTCTCCAAGCGATCGCTAATGACTCAAGCAAAAATATTGCTTACTGGCGGGTGATAAATGCGAACGGAGGGCTGATCGCTCGGTTTCCCGGCGGCGCAGCCGGTCAGGCGGCACGATTGGAAGAAGAGGGTTTCACCATCGACAAAAAAGGGAAAATACCGAAGGTAAAAGGCTTCAGAGAAAGCCTCGTACGTTTTGATTAA
- a CDS encoding VOC family protein produces the protein MPTDEEVQTTAKNVICLWYNGTAEEAAGFYARTFPDSAVTAVHRAPGDYPAGKLGDVLMVEFTVLGIPCLGLNGGPAVEHSEAFSFQIVTEDQAETDRYWNAIVDNGGEESQCGWCKDRWGLSWQITPRVLLEAVTGHDRTAAKRAFDAMMGMKKIDIAVIEAARLGSR, from the coding sequence TTGCCGACTGACGAGGAGGTACAGACGACGGCGAAAAACGTTATTTGCCTTTGGTACAACGGCACAGCGGAAGAGGCCGCCGGATTTTACGCCCGGACTTTTCCGGACAGCGCCGTCACCGCGGTTCACCGCGCCCCTGGCGATTATCCGGCGGGCAAGCTGGGAGATGTGTTGATGGTCGAGTTCACGGTGCTCGGAATACCCTGCCTCGGCCTCAATGGCGGCCCGGCCGTCGAACACAGCGAAGCGTTCTCGTTTCAGATTGTCACCGAGGATCAGGCCGAGACCGACCGTTACTGGAACGCGATCGTTGACAATGGGGGAGAAGAAAGCCAGTGCGGGTGGTGCAAGGATCGGTGGGGCTTGTCCTGGCAGATCACCCCAAGGGTGCTTCTGGAGGCGGTAACCGGTCACGATCGGACGGCCGCCAAACGCGCTTTCGACGCGATGATGGGAATGAAAAAGATCGATATTGCCGTAATCGAGGCAGCGCGGCTTGGATCGCGCTGA
- a CDS encoding YqhA family protein, which yields MSNSLKQWFETALWNSRFVVLVTVVISVMSAVALVLLVTADFVGILTTTVHSFSPAITSEMHDSLLGDIARKIIAVIDISLLAAFMLIFAFGLYELFIGELAVARASSISRRLLEIESLEDLKTRLGKIILIILIVEVFKDANRPETPPLNLVYLTVGIALIALALYLTHAGEAPKTIDSEEHGRTDHRQPEVGPR from the coding sequence ATGAGCAATTCCTTGAAGCAATGGTTTGAGACCGCGCTGTGGAACAGCCGTTTTGTGGTGCTGGTCACCGTGGTGATAAGCGTCATGAGCGCCGTCGCGTTGGTGCTTTTAGTCACCGCTGACTTTGTCGGCATCCTGACGACCACCGTTCATTCCTTCAGCCCGGCCATCACCTCGGAAATGCACGATTCCTTGCTGGGCGATATCGCACGCAAAATCATTGCGGTAATTGATATCTCGTTGCTCGCCGCATTCATGCTCATCTTCGCGTTCGGCCTGTACGAGCTTTTCATCGGTGAGCTTGCGGTTGCGCGTGCTTCAAGCATTTCACGGCGGCTCCTGGAGATCGAATCATTGGAGGATCTCAAAACCCGCCTCGGCAAGATCATCCTGATCATCCTTATCGTGGAGGTATTTAAAGATGCGAACCGGCCCGAAACGCCCCCACTGAACCTGGTCTACCTTACGGTGGGCATTGCGCTGATCGCGCTTGCCTTGTACCTGACGCACGCGGGTGAGGCGCCGAAAACGATTGACAGCGAGGAACACGGCAGGACTGATCACCGCCAACCCGAGGTTGGCCCGCGTTAG
- a CDS encoding Uma2 family endonuclease, whose product MARRVEREELSVPDFAPDICVEVQSPSDTPPKLREKAAAFFGVGVREVWVCDRKGKMRFYGPEGPLERSGLCPEFPDEIPAKFLR is encoded by the coding sequence TTGGCCCGGCGCGTCGAGCGCGAGGAGCTGAGCGTGCCGGACTTTGCGCCGGACATTTGCGTCGAGGTGCAATCGCCCAGCGACACCCCACCCAAACTCCGCGAAAAGGCGGCGGCTTTCTTCGGGGTCGGCGTCCGGGAGGTTTGGGTCTGCGACCGCAAAGGCAAAATGAGGTTTTACGGCCCGGAAGGACCGCTTGAACGCTCCGGCCTCTGTCCTGAGTTCCCCGACGAGATCCCGGCCAAATTCTTGCGCTAG
- a CDS encoding protein kinase translates to METTTEPVETTSDGDPAEISPGKGAGTPSVHRFDHYELFTRNDGTPVELGRGAMGVTYKAFDTNLRCPVALKVINPRYLYDESVRARFVREARAAARLRHPHVASVFHLGTKGGHYFYAMEFVEGETLGEVIHRQGPLGVDVAVEVVAQVAAALGAANKEQIVHRDIKPSNLMLCFGQDGAVTVKVIDFGLSKVTSPSQSDPGLSAPGTFAGTALFASPEQCSGAKVDIRSDIYSLGVTLWQMLTAKLPFEGTAPQLIHQHLHAPLPFQQLKQLPHPVCVLLQFMLEKDPARRPQTPDELQSALRAMKKALDAPQRPEFRDRRGISQPGRKVPSRRWNWLPAGIGVALLLLAAALGLNWYFSSPRSLPAPTAGSSVAVLPFDNLSGDKENEYFSDGLTSEVIYRLSGVPDLRVIARGSVLQYKAIPPAQRKSLGEIGTELDVGAILESSVQRVGNRIKVITILYGARAGRRLWGSSYDRDLKDVFAIQSDLAEQIAVALHATLSAERRANLQQNPTENVNAYDLYLRGEAASHLDRKEDNDHAVEFFEQALAQDPRFGLAYVGLAGAYIDRVKRFQGEAFWLDSAVDLCQQAIALDPKQLRAYTTLANAFNLKGSFDRMDGPVRTALELAPNDWDANRMAAAEFTELRREPEMYASIRKCFVTNPQDSWAPYELALICWTVSETVLAEQWMQRAINLEADPQKHHLMEAERLVYRGDYASARPQLKPLPPDLKTQYATVSDLVLFCSLRLGDWTAAISALEARLKANGDNPTALLRLALARRGAGQEDEANGTAERAVTLARQSLPTTKAPRWMRFDLAVGLRLLDRKDEAYQFLRELVAHGGFPHPVLGTADPGLAVFASDREYQSILADLRTQNEVKRTRILEIEQGF, encoded by the coding sequence TTGGAGACAACCACCGAACCCGTCGAAACCACGAGTGACGGCGACCCGGCGGAAATCTCTCCGGGGAAAGGCGCCGGCACACCGTCAGTGCACAGGTTTGATCATTACGAATTGTTCACGCGCAACGACGGTACTCCCGTTGAGCTCGGTCGCGGGGCGATGGGCGTCACGTATAAAGCCTTCGACACCAACCTGCGTTGTCCCGTGGCGTTGAAAGTCATCAATCCCCGTTACCTCTACGACGAATCCGTGCGCGCAAGATTTGTCCGCGAGGCACGTGCGGCCGCCCGACTTCGCCACCCGCACGTGGCGTCCGTCTTTCATCTCGGCACGAAAGGCGGCCATTACTTTTACGCCATGGAATTCGTGGAGGGCGAAACGCTTGGCGAAGTGATTCATCGCCAAGGGCCGTTGGGGGTGGACGTGGCGGTCGAGGTTGTCGCCCAGGTCGCTGCTGCGCTGGGCGCGGCGAACAAAGAGCAAATCGTCCATCGGGACATCAAACCGTCCAATCTCATGCTCTGCTTCGGCCAGGACGGCGCGGTGACCGTCAAAGTTATCGACTTCGGTTTGTCGAAGGTAACGTCCCCTTCGCAGTCTGATCCGGGCCTCTCCGCGCCAGGCACCTTTGCAGGAACAGCTCTCTTCGCCAGCCCGGAGCAGTGCTCCGGTGCAAAGGTGGACATTCGTTCAGACATTTATTCGCTGGGCGTAACCCTCTGGCAGATGCTCACGGCCAAACTGCCTTTCGAAGGCACCGCGCCTCAGCTCATCCACCAGCATTTGCACGCGCCGCTTCCGTTCCAGCAACTGAAACAGCTCCCGCACCCGGTCTGCGTGCTGCTTCAGTTCATGCTGGAGAAAGATCCCGCGCGACGCCCGCAGACTCCCGACGAACTCCAGTCGGCGTTACGCGCCATGAAGAAGGCATTGGACGCGCCGCAACGGCCGGAATTTCGAGACCGGCGAGGGATTTCTCAGCCGGGGAGGAAAGTGCCGTCCCGCCGGTGGAATTGGCTTCCCGCCGGGATTGGCGTTGCGCTTCTGCTGTTGGCGGCCGCGCTCGGCCTGAATTGGTATTTTTCCAGTCCGCGATCGCTGCCGGCGCCGACGGCCGGGTCGTCCGTCGCGGTGCTGCCGTTCGACAACCTCAGCGGCGACAAGGAAAATGAATATTTCAGTGATGGCCTGACCTCTGAAGTGATCTACCGGCTATCCGGCGTGCCGGATTTACGCGTGATCGCGCGCGGTTCAGTCCTGCAGTACAAAGCGATTCCGCCGGCTCAGCGGAAGAGTCTGGGTGAAATCGGCACCGAACTTGATGTCGGCGCGATTCTGGAGAGCAGCGTGCAACGGGTCGGCAACCGGATCAAGGTCATCACCATTCTCTACGGGGCACGGGCCGGCCGGAGGCTCTGGGGATCATCGTACGATCGTGATTTGAAGGATGTATTCGCCATCCAGAGCGATCTGGCCGAGCAGATCGCCGTCGCGCTGCACGCAACGCTCTCTGCCGAGAGGCGTGCAAATCTCCAGCAAAATCCGACCGAGAACGTTAATGCCTACGACCTCTACCTCCGTGGAGAAGCAGCCTCGCACCTCGATCGCAAGGAGGACAACGACCATGCGGTCGAGTTTTTCGAACAGGCGTTGGCGCAGGATCCCAGGTTCGGGCTCGCCTACGTCGGCCTGGCCGGCGCCTACATCGATCGGGTGAAGCGCTTTCAAGGTGAGGCTTTCTGGCTGGATTCTGCGGTTGACCTTTGCCAGCAGGCGATCGCACTCGACCCGAAGCAACTGCGCGCGTACACCACGCTGGCCAACGCCTTTAACCTCAAAGGCTCGTTTGATCGGATGGATGGACCGGTTCGCACCGCCCTCGAGCTCGCGCCGAATGATTGGGATGCAAACCGCATGGCGGCAGCCGAGTTCACGGAGCTCAGGCGTGAGCCGGAAATGTACGCATCGATTCGAAAGTGCTTCGTGACCAACCCGCAGGATTCGTGGGCGCCCTATGAGCTCGCGTTGATCTGCTGGACGGTCAGCGAGACGGTTCTGGCCGAGCAATGGATGCAACGCGCCATCAATTTGGAAGCTGATCCGCAGAAGCACCACCTCATGGAGGCTGAACGGCTGGTGTACCGCGGCGATTACGCCTCGGCGCGTCCTCAATTGAAGCCGTTGCCGCCGGATCTGAAAACCCAGTACGCAACGGTTTCGGACCTGGTTCTTTTCTGTTCGTTGCGGCTAGGGGATTGGACGGCCGCCATCAGCGCCCTCGAGGCCAGGCTGAAGGCAAACGGCGACAACCCGACTGCCCTGCTCCGTCTCGCGCTCGCGCGGCGAGGGGCCGGCCAGGAAGACGAGGCCAACGGTACGGCCGAACGTGCCGTGACGTTGGCCCGGCAAAGCCTGCCAACGACGAAAGCGCCCCGCTGGATGCGTTTTGATCTGGCGGTAGGTTTGCGGCTGCTGGATCGAAAGGACGAGGCTTATCAGTTCTTGCGCGAGTTGGTAGCCCACGGCGGTTTTCCCCATCCGGTGTTAGGAACGGCCGATCCGGGGTTGGCCGTCTTTGCGTCTGACCGCGAATATCAAAGCATCCTGGCCGATCTGCGTACGCAGAACGAGGTTAAACGCACCCGGATTCTCGAGATTGAGCAAGGGTTCTGA
- a CDS encoding alpha-L-arabinofuranosidase codes for MQPRFYLHQGVRQMRRRPPSWLTVSLLLGLMITAAGLRAQTVNPAAYWPFDEGTGIVAHDASGNNHDATLQGGAGWTAGLVGPYALSLPGAPGSYADVPTDVVDTTQSYTVAAWVKLNDVNGYQTFVSEDGPEPTNPESAFFLQLRGDSHQFSFTIPYSFFINAQSGFTPVAGRWYHLAGVYDAAAQSVSLYVNGVLADTIYRVAPRAASGHTGIGHGQFAGSYVDWVNGAIDDVRLYGAALSGADILRIAQIGNPSLTVPTVQPAALEVDAAHPGARLDPLFNGLMIEEINHSLDGGLYGELIQNRDFKDDPTTPVHWSVVQDGGGAGSIALDPSQPVPNTALTVSLRVDVSHGPRVGVANEGYWGIPVRPLMTYRASFWAKAAPGFSGPLTLEVQSADGTTVYARAQVPEITTDWAKYGVLLQTFYAPFTDDARFVISTGSAGTFWLNQVSLFRPTYRNRPNGNRIDLMEMMAAMRPHFLRMPGGNYLEGNTIETRFEWKNTIGPIELRPGHMGTWGYRSDEGVGLLEFLEWCEDLNMQPLLAVYAGYSLNGTHVNPGPDLAPYVQDALDEIQYVTGSTSTAWGARRAADGHPAPFPLEYVEVGNEDFFDTSGSYEGRFAQFYDAIKATYPNLKLIATTRVSSRTPDVVDDHFYNSPRSMARMSSHYDPSNYGRTGPKIFVGEWASQEGSPTPDLFAALGDAAWLTGLERNADLVIMECYAPLLANVNPGAYQWPTNLIGYDALRSYGSPSYYMQVMFDWLHGDVVLPAKLTTSGGSLLYESVTRDTRDGTIYLKLVNMAGELQPLHVTLNGAGGAAAGLAVVLTSANPQDTNTLDEPYRVVPRIMQVRGGGPSFDLELQPYSVTVLPIGGPGHGQP; via the coding sequence ATGCAACCCCGTTTTTACCTCCACCAAGGCGTGAGGCAGATGCGCCGGCGCCCGCCTTCTTGGCTCACGGTCAGCCTCCTGCTCGGGCTCATGATAACCGCTGCCGGCCTGCGCGCGCAGACGGTCAACCCGGCTGCCTACTGGCCCTTCGACGAGGGCACCGGCATCGTGGCCCACGATGCGTCGGGCAATAACCACGATGCCACCCTGCAGGGCGGCGCCGGTTGGACGGCCGGCCTCGTGGGCCCCTATGCCCTCAGCCTGCCCGGTGCCCCCGGCAGCTACGCCGACGTCCCTACGGATGTGGTCGACACCACCCAGAGCTATACGGTGGCTGCCTGGGTTAAACTCAACGATGTCAACGGCTACCAGACCTTCGTCAGCGAAGACGGCCCGGAACCCACCAACCCGGAAAGCGCCTTCTTCCTGCAATTGCGCGGCGACAGCCACCAGTTCTCCTTCACCATTCCCTACAGCTTTTTCATTAACGCCCAGTCGGGCTTCACGCCGGTCGCGGGCCGATGGTACCACCTGGCCGGCGTTTATGATGCCGCCGCCCAGTCGGTCTCCCTCTACGTCAACGGGGTCCTCGCGGACACCATCTATCGCGTGGCACCCCGGGCGGCGAGCGGCCACACGGGCATCGGCCATGGGCAGTTTGCCGGCAGCTACGTGGACTGGGTCAACGGGGCCATCGACGACGTGCGCCTCTACGGCGCCGCCCTGAGCGGGGCCGATATCCTGCGGATTGCGCAGATCGGCAACCCGTCCCTGACCGTGCCGACGGTGCAACCGGCCGCGCTCGAGGTCGACGCCGCCCACCCAGGGGCCCGGCTTGATCCCCTGTTCAACGGCCTGATGATCGAGGAAATCAACCACTCGCTGGACGGCGGCCTCTACGGCGAACTGATCCAGAACCGGGACTTTAAGGATGACCCCACCACCCCGGTGCATTGGTCGGTCGTGCAGGACGGCGGCGGGGCCGGTTCGATCGCCCTGGACCCGAGCCAACCCGTGCCGAATACCGCCTTGACCGTGAGCCTCCGGGTGGACGTGAGCCACGGCCCGCGCGTGGGGGTCGCCAACGAGGGCTACTGGGGCATCCCCGTCCGGCCCTTGATGACTTACCGGGCCTCCTTCTGGGCCAAAGCCGCCCCAGGTTTCAGCGGCCCGCTGACGCTGGAGGTGCAAAGCGCCGACGGCACGACGGTGTACGCCCGGGCCCAGGTGCCCGAGATCACCACCGACTGGGCGAAATACGGCGTCCTGCTCCAGACCTTTTATGCGCCCTTCACCGATGACGCCCGCTTTGTGATCTCCACGGGCAGCGCCGGCACCTTCTGGCTCAACCAGGTGTCGCTGTTTCGACCCACGTACCGCAACCGCCCCAACGGCAACCGCATCGACCTGATGGAAATGATGGCGGCCATGAGGCCGCATTTTCTCCGGATGCCGGGCGGCAATTACCTGGAGGGCAACACCATTGAGACCCGTTTCGAGTGGAAAAACACGATCGGCCCCATCGAGCTGCGGCCCGGGCACATGGGCACCTGGGGCTACCGCTCTGACGAAGGGGTGGGGCTCTTGGAGTTTTTGGAATGGTGCGAGGATTTGAACATGCAGCCGCTGCTGGCGGTCTATGCCGGCTACTCGCTTAATGGCACCCACGTCAACCCCGGCCCGGACCTGGCGCCTTACGTGCAGGACGCGCTCGATGAGATTCAGTACGTCACCGGCAGCACCAGCACCGCCTGGGGCGCCCGGCGCGCCGCCGATGGCCACCCGGCGCCCTTCCCGCTGGAGTACGTGGAGGTCGGCAACGAAGATTTCTTTGACACTTCGGGCAGCTACGAAGGCCGTTTTGCCCAATTCTACGACGCCATCAAGGCGACCTACCCCAACCTGAAGCTGATCGCTACGACGCGCGTCAGCAGCCGCACGCCCGACGTGGTGGACGATCACTTCTACAACTCGCCCCGGAGCATGGCGCGCATGTCCAGCCATTATGACCCGAGCAATTACGGCCGGACCGGACCGAAAATCTTCGTGGGCGAATGGGCCTCCCAAGAGGGTAGCCCGACGCCGGACCTGTTTGCCGCCTTGGGCGACGCCGCCTGGCTGACCGGCCTGGAACGCAACGCCGACCTGGTAATCATGGAGTGCTACGCGCCGCTGCTGGCCAACGTCAACCCGGGCGCCTACCAGTGGCCGACCAACCTGATCGGCTACGACGCGCTGCGCAGCTACGGGTCGCCTTCCTACTACATGCAGGTGATGTTCGACTGGCTCCACGGCGACGTGGTGCTGCCGGCAAAGCTGACGACGAGCGGCGGCTCGCTGCTGTATGAAAGCGTCACGCGCGACACGCGGGATGGAACCATCTACCTGAAGCTGGTCAATATGGCCGGGGAACTCCAGCCGCTGCACGTGACCCTGAACGGCGCGGGCGGCGCCGCTGCGGGCCTCGCGGTGGTGCTGACCTCGGCCAACCCGCAGGACACGAACACTTTGGATGAGCCTTACAGAGTGGTGCCGCGGATCATGCAGGTCAGGGGCGGGGGCCCCAGCTTCGATTTGGAGCTTCAACCCTACTCGGTCACGGTCCTGCCCATCGGCGGGCCTGGGCACGGTCAGCCGTGA
- a CDS encoding ABC transporter ATP-binding protein/permease, translated as MIREIWRLAKPYWTSQEKAWAWGLLFAVITLNLGSVYLSVRVNEWNRAFYNAFQSFDRTELFRQFGIFCILVVLAVTTSVYAVYLNQMLYVRWRRWLTHEHLDAWMGQQAYYRLQLLSTTDNPDQRIAEDIGQFTAYLMSLAVGLISSIASFASFCVILWGLSGTAEIPLGPLGAARIPGFLVWAALLYAGVATCVAVKIGRPLVTLNFDRQRYEADFRFSLVRLRENAERVAVYGGEPVELDVFHQRYHRIFENFKRIMKRQRILGWFTSGYTQVAPIFPMVLIAPHYFAGLITLGGLMQVVNAFANVHAALSFIISSYPDIAALQAVTQRLSDFERRLGSIRKLPDAPSQTAFRRGRAAGGVVVRNLDVDLPANIPLLRGVTFEVAPGKALLITGPAAIGKTTLLRAITGVWPYCRGEIELGSGSLLSVPQSAYMPLGALRAALLYPRGETHGSPDERLRMALEAVGLEALTPDLHRERDWSRQLSLGEQQRLAFARILLARPAMVFLDEATSALDHRAEAHLYGLLRTALPQSTVVSTGHRTGLRRFHDQVLDLNAFRPLVLAPAGPDARLLMVTTAERPPGKRSAATAQVSRFADGGLQASGGRRVTFSVEPGWIRIKSRSRR; from the coding sequence ATGATTCGTGAAATCTGGCGCCTGGCAAAACCTTACTGGACCAGCCAAGAGAAGGCATGGGCCTGGGGGCTCCTGTTCGCGGTGATCACCCTCAACCTCGGCAGCGTCTATCTCAGCGTCCGGGTCAACGAGTGGAATCGTGCCTTCTACAACGCGTTCCAAAGCTTCGATCGGACCGAGCTTTTCCGGCAATTCGGCATTTTTTGTATCCTGGTGGTCCTTGCGGTTACGACTTCGGTCTACGCCGTCTACCTGAACCAGATGCTATACGTGCGCTGGAGGCGGTGGCTGACTCACGAGCATCTGGATGCCTGGATGGGGCAACAGGCCTATTACCGGTTGCAGTTGTTGAGCACGACGGATAACCCGGACCAGCGGATTGCGGAGGATATCGGCCAGTTTACGGCTTACCTGATGAGCCTGGCGGTGGGCCTCATTTCCTCGATCGCCTCGTTTGCCTCGTTCTGCGTGATTCTCTGGGGTCTTTCCGGGACGGCAGAGATCCCGCTTGGCCCGCTGGGGGCGGCGCGCATCCCCGGGTTTTTGGTCTGGGCGGCTCTGCTCTACGCCGGAGTTGCTACCTGCGTGGCGGTTAAGATCGGCCGGCCGCTGGTGACCTTGAATTTCGACCGGCAACGCTACGAGGCCGACTTCCGCTTCAGCCTGGTGCGCCTGCGCGAAAACGCGGAGCGGGTGGCCGTTTATGGTGGCGAACCGGTTGAGCTCGACGTTTTCCACCAGCGCTATCACCGCATTTTCGAGAACTTCAAGCGCATCATGAAGCGTCAACGGATCCTGGGCTGGTTCACTTCCGGCTACACCCAGGTGGCGCCCATTTTTCCCATGGTACTCATTGCGCCGCATTATTTTGCCGGACTGATCACCCTGGGGGGTTTGATGCAGGTGGTGAATGCCTTCGCCAACGTCCATGCCGCCCTGTCGTTCATCATCAGCAGCTATCCGGATATTGCGGCTCTGCAGGCGGTCACGCAACGGCTCAGCGACTTCGAGCGGCGCTTGGGCAGCATTCGCAAACTGCCGGATGCGCCGTCGCAGACCGCCTTTCGCCGCGGCCGGGCCGCCGGGGGTGTGGTGGTCCGGAACCTGGATGTTGATCTTCCGGCGAACATCCCCCTTTTGCGTGGGGTAACGTTTGAGGTCGCCCCCGGAAAGGCGCTGCTGATCACCGGCCCGGCGGCGATAGGAAAAACGACCTTATTGCGGGCCATCACCGGCGTGTGGCCTTATTGCCGGGGCGAAATTGAGCTTGGGTCCGGTTCGCTCCTCTCGGTTCCCCAGTCGGCCTACATGCCGTTGGGCGCGTTGCGTGCCGCGCTCCTTTATCCCCGGGGCGAAACGCACGGCTCGCCGGACGAGCGGCTCCGGATGGCGCTCGAGGCCGTCGGGCTCGAGGCGTTAACGCCCGACCTTCATCGGGAGCGAGACTGGTCAAGGCAGCTGTCGCTGGGCGAGCAACAGCGGCTGGCATTTGCCCGGATCCTGTTGGCCAGACCGGCGATGGTGTTTCTGGACGAGGCGACTTCGGCGCTGGATCACCGCGCCGAGGCCCACTTGTACGGCCTTTTGCGCACGGCGCTCCCGCAGTCCACCGTGGTCAGCACGGGGCATCGAACGGGGTTGCGCCGCTTCCATGATCAGGTTCTGGACTTGAATGCCTTCCGACCCCTCGTCCTTGCGCCCGCAGGGCCGGACGCGCGGTTGCTGATGGTCACGACGGCCGAGCGCCCGCCAGGGAAGCGGAGTGCTGCGACCGCACAAGTCTCCCGCTTTGCCGACGGCGGCCTCCAAGCCTCCGGCGGGCGGCGGGTGACCTTTTCTGTCGAACCGGGTTGGATCAGAATAAAATCGAGAAGCCGAAGGTGA